From Vibrio aerogenes, a single genomic window includes:
- the metE gene encoding 5-methyltetrahydropteroyltriglutamate--homocysteine S-methyltransferase, which produces MAVTTHILGFPRIGEKRELKFALEKYWRGEVTQSQLEETGAAIRHENWELQADNHLSYVTAGDFAWYDHVLTTSLLLGHIPARHRQGSPTLDTLFQVARGQSQHTCDCHGVAASDMTKWFNTNYHYIVPEFSADDTFDVTWQQLFDEIGEAQQRGHSVKPVLLGPLSYLYLGKSVDDGFDRLTLLPRLIRAYQKILAQLSQQGVTWLQIDEPILALELDADWLGSFKLAYEMLAGDVKLLLTTYFDGISGVIDDIVALPVNGLHIDVVSAADQLSPVLAKLPADWVLSLGVINGRNVWRADLAALLKQLEPVHEQLGDRLWVASSCSLLHSPVDLAPETQMNADVKSWFAFARQKVKETGLLGAALNGNPEAIEFCHQYSQPIEARKASQQVHKPQVQARLKTITDALATRTLPYEARAKAQKSALGLPFLPTTTIGSFPQTNDIRQQRSAFKQGKITESEYEESLKAHIRDAVERQEALGLDVLVHGEAERNDMVEYFAGHLTGFQTTQFGWVQSYGSRCVKPAIVVTDIERDKPITVSWSQYAQSLTSKQMKGMLTGPVTILCWTFPREDISRKEIAQQLALALRDEVDDLQEAGINIIQIDEPAIREGLPLKKRDHQAYLDWAVQAFRISASGAKPETQIHTHMCYSEFNEIIESVAALDADVITIETSRSNMALLDAFEKFNYPNEIGPGVYDIHSPNIPTEAWIVDLLKKAAEAIPAERLWVNPDCGLKTREWAETEASLKNMVSAAKTLRQELAG; this is translated from the coding sequence ATGGCTGTCACAACACATATTCTGGGCTTCCCGCGGATTGGTGAAAAAAGAGAATTAAAATTTGCACTGGAAAAGTACTGGCGTGGCGAGGTCACTCAATCTCAACTGGAAGAAACAGGCGCAGCCATTCGCCATGAAAATTGGGAGCTGCAGGCGGACAATCATTTAAGCTATGTCACTGCCGGTGATTTCGCCTGGTACGATCATGTGCTGACCACCTCGCTGCTGCTGGGTCATATTCCGGCCCGGCACCGGCAGGGGTCACCGACACTGGACACTTTATTTCAGGTTGCACGGGGACAATCACAACACACTTGTGATTGTCATGGTGTCGCTGCATCAGATATGACTAAATGGTTCAACACCAATTATCATTATATCGTGCCTGAATTCAGCGCTGATGATACGTTTGATGTGACATGGCAACAATTATTCGATGAAATCGGAGAAGCGCAGCAGCGGGGACACTCGGTTAAGCCTGTGCTTCTTGGTCCTTTAAGTTACCTTTATCTGGGGAAATCTGTGGATGACGGTTTTGACCGCCTGACACTGCTGCCACGTCTTATTCGTGCTTATCAGAAAATTCTGGCTCAACTCAGCCAGCAGGGAGTGACGTGGCTTCAGATTGATGAGCCAATCCTGGCGCTGGAGCTTGATGCCGACTGGCTGGGGTCATTTAAGCTGGCCTATGAGATGCTGGCCGGGGATGTCAAACTATTACTGACAACCTATTTTGACGGTATTTCCGGCGTGATTGATGACATTGTGGCATTACCTGTCAATGGCTTACATATTGATGTGGTGTCTGCCGCGGATCAGCTTTCACCGGTCTTGGCTAAACTGCCGGCTGACTGGGTTTTATCGCTTGGTGTTATCAACGGAAGAAATGTCTGGCGGGCGGATCTGGCTGCACTGCTGAAACAGCTTGAGCCGGTTCATGAGCAGCTGGGTGACCGCCTGTGGGTTGCCAGCTCATGCTCTCTGCTACACAGCCCGGTTGATTTGGCACCGGAAACTCAGATGAATGCGGATGTGAAATCATGGTTTGCCTTTGCAAGGCAGAAGGTGAAAGAAACCGGGTTGTTAGGCGCTGCACTTAATGGCAATCCAGAGGCTATTGAATTTTGTCATCAGTACAGCCAGCCGATTGAAGCCCGTAAGGCGTCTCAACAGGTCCATAAACCACAGGTACAGGCACGTCTGAAAACAATCACAGATGCGCTTGCAACGCGGACACTCCCGTATGAAGCGCGGGCAAAAGCACAAAAATCGGCATTAGGGCTGCCATTTCTGCCCACCACAACCATTGGCTCTTTCCCGCAAACGAATGATATCCGGCAGCAGCGCAGTGCGTTTAAGCAGGGAAAAATTACTGAATCCGAATATGAAGAGAGTCTGAAAGCACATATTCGTGATGCCGTTGAACGACAGGAAGCTTTAGGACTGGATGTACTGGTTCACGGTGAAGCAGAACGAAATGATATGGTGGAATATTTTGCCGGGCATCTGACTGGTTTCCAGACCACTCAATTTGGCTGGGTACAAAGCTACGGGTCCCGGTGTGTCAAACCAGCGATTGTGGTCACCGATATTGAACGTGACAAGCCGATCACAGTTTCATGGTCTCAGTATGCTCAGTCACTGACATCTAAACAGATGAAAGGCATGCTGACCGGCCCGGTCACCATTTTATGCTGGACTTTCCCGAGGGAAGATATTTCCCGCAAAGAAATTGCACAGCAACTGGCTCTGGCACTGCGGGATGAAGTGGATGATTTGCAGGAAGCGGGGATCAATATTATTCAGATTGATGAGCCTGCTATTCGTGAAGGTTTGCCGCTGAAAAAACGGGATCATCAGGCTTACCTGGACTGGGCGGTGCAGGCATTCAGAATTTCAGCATCCGGAGCAAAACCTGAAACTCAGATTCATACTCACATGTGTTACAGCGAATTTAATGAAATTATTGAGTCTGTTGCAGCACTTGACGCTGATGTCATCACGATTGAAACATCCCGCTCAAATATGGCACTGCTCGATGCATTTGAAAAATTCAATTATCCGAATGAAATTGGTCCGGGGGTGTATGACATTCACTCGCCCAATATTCCGACAGAAGCATGGATAGTTGATTTACTGAAAAAAGCTGCTGAAGCCATTCCTGCTGAGCGCCTCTGGGTGAATCCGGATTGTGGCCTGAAAACCCGCGAATGGGCAGAAACAGAAGCCTCACTGAAAAATATGGTTTCTGCAGCGAAAACGTTGCGTCAGGAGCTGGCTGGGTGA
- a CDS encoding amino acid ABC transporter permease, whose amino-acid sequence MQSKTSRWIGHFIYAVIMVMLVGSVYLSGKNINYNWHWERLWPYVVNTEMQDIRAHGDGVATLTDGGQITIEFDNGDTDQVVRKYDQLIVGDGDLVFEGDTIAQLHDWKFGPIALGLWMTIKISFISLFFAVILGLVFGLMRVAKNQVARDLSLTYVELIRGTPLLVQIFIVYFFIGTVLDLDRFTAGVVALSIFTGAYVAEIIRAGIQSVATGQMEAARSLGMTYPQAMSYVILPQALKKTLPPLAGQFINLIKDSSLVSVISITDLTKAGREVVAGSFAPFEVWFTVAALYLLVTGTLSWAIQVLEKRLSASD is encoded by the coding sequence ATGCAATCAAAAACCAGTCGCTGGATAGGGCACTTCATCTATGCAGTTATCATGGTGATGCTGGTCGGGTCGGTTTATCTGTCTGGCAAAAATATTAATTATAACTGGCACTGGGAACGTTTGTGGCCTTATGTTGTTAACACTGAAATGCAGGATATCCGTGCGCATGGCGATGGTGTTGCCACATTGACTGATGGGGGGCAGATTACCATCGAATTCGATAATGGGGACACAGATCAGGTTGTCAGGAAATATGACCAACTGATCGTCGGAGACGGTGATCTGGTGTTTGAGGGAGATACGATAGCCCAGCTTCATGACTGGAAATTTGGCCCGATTGCCCTTGGTTTATGGATGACCATTAAAATTTCTTTTATCTCGCTGTTTTTTGCCGTGATTTTAGGTCTGGTCTTCGGGTTGATGCGGGTGGCAAAGAATCAGGTGGCCAGAGATCTGTCGCTTACCTACGTTGAACTGATTCGCGGGACACCGCTGTTGGTTCAGATTTTCATTGTTTATTTCTTTATTGGCACGGTGTTAGACCTTGACCGGTTTACTGCCGGCGTTGTTGCACTGTCTATCTTTACCGGTGCTTACGTTGCTGAAATTATCCGGGCCGGGATTCAGTCTGTCGCAACCGGGCAGATGGAGGCAGCACGATCACTTGGGATGACTTATCCGCAGGCGATGAGCTACGTGATTCTTCCTCAGGCACTGAAGAAAACATTACCGCCGTTAGCCGGGCAATTTATTAACCTGATCAAAGATTCTTCACTGGTTTCTGTTATTTCAATTACTGATTTAACCAAGGCGGGCCGGGAAGTTGTGGCAGGTAGTTTTGCACCATTTGAAGTTTGGTTTACGGTTGCTGCACTTTATTTGTTAGTAACCGGCACATTGTCGTGGGCCATTCAGGTATTAGAAAAGAGGTTATCTGCCAGTGACTAG
- a CDS encoding DUF4250 domain-containing protein, translated as MDLSNVGKLDSPILLGIVNEKLRLECDSFDDLTVTYEFDSELVIDKLAGMGYQYDPLTNQFKAI; from the coding sequence ATGGATTTATCAAATGTCGGGAAACTGGATAGTCCTATTTTGCTTGGTATTGTGAATGAAAAGCTTCGTCTGGAGTGTGATAGCTTTGACGATTTGACGGTAACTTATGAGTTTGACTCCGAACTGGTCATCGATAAGCTGGCGGGGATGGGATATCAGTATGATCCGCTGACGAATCAGTTTAAGGCCATTTAA
- a CDS encoding efflux RND transporter periplasmic adaptor subunit yields the protein MTKRWLISATAAAVIIASGVYFYSNDHSPHPLFETVHAEKRTINKQAIAVGKMVPAHSVAIKSQINGIVGKIYVKEGEKVKQGQPLIKVRPNPTPQALTDATTELMQSEASMESARQSLANLQSLVDQNIIPDNYDDYVRAKANLKARKAEVAQKRHNLELIQSGEASVGSARLTSTIYAPIDGTVLNIKVEVGEPIISTESSQSATEMMSLADMSNVIFKGSVSEHDAALLRQGMNATMTVAPYPDMEVKGILDKVAIQSETLNGSDGISGNSFDNGFGVEISHLVIPEGMNLRSGFSATARIILKQVKDVVSLPERVLKFEDETPNVLLPDDSEQGYHEQKVQLGLSDGIHVEVLQGIDDGQTVVDNSMLGDSDD from the coding sequence ATGACCAAACGCTGGTTGATATCTGCAACCGCCGCTGCCGTGATTATTGCCAGCGGTGTTTATTTTTACTCAAATGATCATTCTCCTCACCCTCTTTTCGAAACAGTTCATGCTGAGAAGCGAACGATTAATAAACAGGCGATAGCTGTCGGAAAAATGGTGCCTGCGCATTCTGTTGCGATTAAATCTCAGATTAACGGTATTGTCGGGAAAATTTATGTAAAAGAAGGAGAAAAAGTCAAACAGGGGCAGCCGTTAATTAAAGTGCGTCCCAATCCAACCCCTCAGGCATTAACTGATGCCACGACAGAACTGATGCAGAGTGAAGCTTCCATGGAATCAGCCCGGCAAAGCCTGGCGAATCTGCAAAGTCTGGTTGACCAGAATATTATCCCTGATAACTACGATGATTATGTGCGCGCTAAAGCCAACCTGAAGGCAAGAAAAGCTGAAGTGGCGCAGAAAAGACATAATCTTGAACTGATTCAGAGTGGTGAAGCTTCTGTGGGCAGTGCCCGTTTGACATCGACAATTTATGCACCGATTGACGGCACGGTTCTGAATATCAAAGTCGAAGTCGGGGAACCGATTATTTCCACGGAATCCAGCCAGTCAGCCACAGAAATGATGTCGCTGGCTGATATGAGTAATGTCATTTTCAAAGGCAGTGTCAGTGAACATGATGCGGCATTGCTCAGGCAGGGTATGAATGCCACGATGACGGTTGCACCATACCCTGACATGGAAGTGAAAGGTATTTTGGATAAAGTTGCGATTCAGTCTGAAACTCTGAATGGGTCTGATGGCATCTCCGGTAACAGTTTTGACAATGGATTTGGTGTTGAAATCAGTCATCTGGTCATTCCTGAAGGGATGAATCTGCGTTCCGGGTTCTCTGCGACCGCACGGATTATTCTCAAGCAGGTAAAAGACGTCGTGAGTCTGCCGGAAAGAGTGCTGAAATTTGAAGATGAAACTCCGAATGTGTTGTTGCCGGATGATTCAGAGCAGGGTTATCACGAGCAAAAAGTTCAGTTGGGCCTTTCTGATGGTATTCATGTTGAAGTCCTTCAGGGGATTGATGACGGACAAACGGTGGTTGATAACAGCATGTTAGGAGATTCCGATGACTAA
- the metR gene encoding HTH-type transcriptional regulator MetR: MIEIKHLRTLVSLRDTGSLTATATALHLTQSALSHQIKDLESRIGGQLFLRKTRPVRFTPEGEILLRLADEILPKVTRAEHEVAGLKEDINGRLHMAIECHSCFQWLMPAIREYQVAWPQVELDFSSGFGFDPLPALLAGELDLVITSDILPRSEVHYEPLFDFEMRLVTAINHPLAGRTHIEPADLADQTMLTYPVQKQRLDVYKHFLQPDHVEPVRWKQADNTLMLVQMVSAGLGVAALPNWAISEFSRQKLITSLPLGDKGLWRRLFAAIRNSEKEKRYIQSFFSVARQQCKAHLDGVKIASLGNRDG, translated from the coding sequence ATGATTGAAATAAAGCATTTACGGACATTAGTTTCTTTGCGGGACACAGGCTCTCTCACAGCAACAGCAACAGCCTTACACCTGACACAGTCAGCACTTTCACACCAGATCAAAGATCTGGAATCGCGGATTGGCGGGCAGCTTTTTCTCAGAAAAACACGTCCGGTCAGATTCACACCTGAAGGAGAAATACTCCTGAGGCTGGCCGATGAGATTCTGCCGAAAGTGACACGGGCAGAGCATGAAGTTGCCGGGCTGAAAGAAGATATCAACGGGCGTCTGCATATGGCCATTGAGTGCCATTCCTGCTTTCAGTGGCTGATGCCCGCTATCCGTGAGTACCAGGTGGCATGGCCTCAGGTCGAACTGGACTTTTCTTCAGGCTTTGGCTTTGATCCCCTGCCGGCATTGCTTGCCGGTGAGCTTGATTTAGTCATTACTTCAGATATATTGCCCCGTTCTGAAGTTCACTATGAACCCTTGTTTGATTTTGAAATGCGTCTGGTGACAGCCATCAATCATCCGCTGGCCGGACGCACTCATATTGAGCCTGCGGATCTGGCTGATCAAACCATGTTGACTTATCCGGTGCAAAAACAGCGGCTGGATGTTTATAAGCACTTTCTTCAGCCTGATCATGTTGAGCCGGTCAGATGGAAACAGGCCGATAATACATTGATGCTGGTGCAAATGGTGTCAGCGGGTCTTGGCGTCGCAGCGTTACCAAACTGGGCGATTAGTGAGTTTTCAAGGCAGAAACTCATTACCAGCCTGCCGCTTGGCGATAAAGGGCTGTGGCGCAGGCTTTTTGCTGCGATCCGCAACAGTGAAAAAGAAAAGCGATATATCCAGTCATTTTTTTCAGTCGCCCGTCAGCAATGTAAAGCCCATCTGGATGGCGTCAAAATCGCCTCTTTGGGCAACCGCGATGGATAG
- a CDS encoding transporter substrate-binding domain-containing protein yields the protein MNKHVKSLLTGALISYTALSGYQAVAAESALEQIVSKGELKACFEAGYMPFEMKTKDGRFIGFDLDMAKHMAKSLGVKFVPVNTAWDGIIPALQTNKCDIIISGMTVTAQRNLKVNFADPYIVIGQSVLVSPKLAGKIKSYKDLNNPKYTITSKLGTTGAQAAKRYIPKAKLDLFETEVDAVLQVSNGKADAFVYDLPYNAIYSSQHQQQVVHLDEPFTYEPLGWAIRQDDPNFLNVLNNYLRQVKGDGTYQRIYDKWFKSDKWLKKVQ from the coding sequence ATGAATAAACACGTAAAATCACTACTGACTGGTGCTTTGATTTCATATACCGCGCTGTCAGGTTATCAGGCTGTTGCCGCTGAGTCTGCTCTGGAACAAATCGTCAGTAAAGGTGAACTGAAAGCCTGTTTTGAAGCAGGTTATATGCCTTTTGAGATGAAAACGAAAGATGGCCGCTTCATCGGTTTCGACCTGGATATGGCGAAGCATATGGCGAAGTCTTTGGGCGTGAAGTTTGTTCCGGTCAATACTGCATGGGATGGCATTATCCCGGCGCTCCAGACGAATAAGTGTGACATTATTATTTCGGGTATGACGGTGACGGCACAACGCAACCTGAAAGTTAACTTTGCTGACCCTTACATTGTTATTGGTCAGTCTGTGCTTGTTTCACCTAAACTTGCCGGAAAGATTAAAAGCTACAAAGATCTGAATAATCCTAAATATACAATTACCAGTAAGCTTGGTACAACGGGCGCTCAGGCAGCGAAACGCTATATCCCGAAGGCAAAGTTGGATTTGTTTGAAACCGAAGTCGATGCGGTTTTACAGGTTTCTAACGGCAAAGCAGACGCGTTTGTCTATGACCTTCCATATAATGCAATTTACTCCTCTCAGCATCAGCAGCAGGTGGTGCATCTTGATGAGCCATTCACCTATGAACCGCTTGGGTGGGCGATTCGTCAGGATGATCCGAACTTCCTCAATGTCCTGAATAACTACCTTCGTCAGGTCAAAGGGGACGGCACCTATCAGCGAATTTACGATAAATGGTTTAAATCTGATAAGTGGCTGAAAAAAGTTCAGTAA
- a CDS encoding Lrp/AsnC family transcriptional regulator — MQLDDFDKKILELMQKNSRIPTETIAEQIGLSTSAVQRRLKKMREEKVILNEIVVVAPQYLTHTMTFIAGMEIERDNYEVLARFKAWAKAKDNIQQIYYVTGQVDLMIVVTAADAVAYDAFIELLMQENPQIQRVKTHVVLDKPKQSFYVPLKEAQQ, encoded by the coding sequence ATGCAGCTGGATGATTTTGATAAAAAAATACTTGAACTGATGCAAAAAAACAGTCGAATACCGACTGAAACCATTGCAGAACAAATTGGTTTATCCACTTCCGCAGTACAAAGAAGACTCAAAAAAATGCGTGAGGAAAAAGTCATCCTCAATGAAATCGTGGTTGTTGCCCCCCAATATCTGACACATACCATGACTTTCATCGCAGGAATGGAAATTGAACGGGATAACTACGAGGTACTGGCCCGGTTTAAAGCATGGGCAAAAGCGAAAGATAATATTCAGCAAATTTATTATGTGACTGGTCAGGTTGACCTGATGATTGTTGTGACTGCCGCAGATGCGGTCGCTTATGACGCATTTATTGAATTACTGATGCAGGAAAATCCTCAGATTCAGCGGGTAAAAACACATGTGGTGCTCGACAAACCCAAGCAATCTTTTTATGTGCCACTCAAAGAAGCCCAGCAATAA
- a CDS encoding TolC family protein encodes MTNARFLRHSLPLMMTLVPCMTHAMSLDEAWQAAQKYAPELNQAKLDVRISESGKKINRGALLPSLSAGSSIDWQEREGNSHGYHVTLKQSIWDSRSWTALDQAKADVVKAQLEQNQVRNDLADKLITAYLDLASAQGDLHLAQQKLAEGNKLLKITRQRYKAGKVKSIDVEEMLANQLNEKSAILQAKILLAEKQAAFSSLISASPAESFPEQQKTEPVDEVDTQLVNPPLLPVNTEAQWLKLAKNHSPALLVASQQLRLQQLEKTQAKNGYYPSLEGHVSYQDNDNLPHGEMNAGISLSLPLDLNGATRAKVEQAGLKILRAREAVRQVEINLTKDIRRQFAQLALNQEQVAITRELVAHQTRVLQSKETLFNAGLSEASDVIEAHNALFTARNDLKSNLYQYWRQQAGLLLTAGLLDDQSIAAISKAFNS; translated from the coding sequence ATGACTAATGCCCGGTTCCTGCGTCATTCTTTGCCGCTGATGATGACGCTTGTTCCCTGCATGACGCATGCGATGTCACTGGATGAAGCATGGCAGGCTGCTCAGAAATATGCGCCTGAACTGAATCAGGCAAAACTGGATGTTCGGATCAGTGAATCCGGCAAAAAGATAAACCGTGGTGCGTTGCTGCCTTCATTGAGTGCAGGCTCTTCCATTGACTGGCAGGAAAGAGAAGGCAACAGTCATGGCTATCATGTCACACTAAAACAATCAATCTGGGATAGTCGCTCATGGACTGCTCTGGATCAGGCAAAAGCAGATGTCGTAAAAGCCCAACTGGAGCAAAATCAGGTTCGCAATGATTTGGCAGATAAACTGATCACCGCTTACCTTGATTTAGCCAGTGCTCAGGGGGATTTACATCTTGCTCAGCAAAAGCTGGCGGAAGGTAATAAACTGCTGAAAATTACCCGGCAACGTTATAAAGCCGGTAAAGTGAAATCAATTGACGTTGAAGAAATGTTGGCAAATCAGCTGAATGAGAAGTCTGCTATTCTTCAGGCAAAGATTTTACTGGCAGAGAAGCAGGCGGCTTTTTCCTCACTGATCAGTGCATCTCCGGCTGAGTCGTTCCCGGAACAACAGAAAACAGAGCCGGTTGATGAAGTCGATACACAGCTTGTCAACCCGCCGTTGTTGCCGGTCAATACCGAAGCACAATGGCTGAAACTGGCGAAAAATCACAGTCCGGCACTGTTGGTCGCCAGTCAGCAGCTCCGTTTACAGCAGCTTGAAAAAACTCAGGCAAAAAATGGCTATTATCCGTCGCTTGAAGGTCACGTCAGCTATCAGGATAACGATAATCTCCCGCATGGTGAGATGAATGCCGGCATTTCTTTATCACTGCCACTGGATTTAAACGGGGCAACCCGGGCGAAGGTGGAACAGGCCGGGTTGAAAATTCTCCGGGCAAGAGAGGCGGTGCGTCAGGTCGAAATTAATCTCACAAAAGATATCCGGCGACAGTTTGCTCAGCTGGCGTTAAATCAGGAGCAGGTGGCGATAACCAGAGAACTTGTTGCACATCAGACCCGTGTTTTGCAGAGTAAAGAAACACTCTTTAATGCCGGCCTGTCTGAGGCCTCTGATGTGATTGAAGCGCATAATGCGTTATTTACCGCCAGAAATGATCTGAAAAGCAATCTGTACCAGTATTGGCGCCAGCAGGCAGGATTGCTGTTAACCGCCGGACTCCTCGATGATCAGTCAATTGCGGCGATATCAAAGGCATTTAACTCATGA
- a CDS encoding amino acid ABC transporter ATP-binding protein, whose translation MVVATGIEKFYPNGCHALKAVSATVKRGEVVAIIGPSGSGKSTFLRTLNQLEVISEGQIIVDGIDMYDQSTDINQLRQNVGMVFQSFNLFPHKTALQNVMLAPLKVSKRPAKEVEAMAKELIDRVGLSDRMNNYPSHLSGGQQQRVAIARALAMQPDLMLFDEPTSALDPEMVGEVLDVIKGLAAEGMTMIIVTHEMGFAKEVADRVLFMEDGALLVDDSPAAVFDSPEHPRLQQFLAKVL comes from the coding sequence ATGGTGGTGGCCACGGGGATTGAGAAATTTTACCCGAATGGTTGTCATGCTTTAAAAGCGGTCAGTGCCACTGTGAAACGGGGAGAAGTGGTCGCTATTATCGGTCCTTCCGGTTCAGGAAAGTCGACATTTTTGCGCACGTTGAATCAGCTGGAAGTGATTAGCGAAGGGCAGATTATTGTTGATGGCATTGATATGTATGATCAGTCGACTGATATCAATCAGCTGCGTCAGAATGTCGGCATGGTTTTTCAGAGTTTTAATTTATTTCCACATAAAACGGCTTTGCAAAACGTCATGCTGGCACCATTGAAAGTGTCTAAGCGTCCGGCGAAAGAAGTCGAGGCCATGGCGAAGGAATTAATTGACCGTGTCGGTTTGTCTGACCGGATGAATAATTACCCTTCCCATCTGTCGGGCGGGCAACAGCAGCGGGTCGCGATTGCACGGGCACTGGCGATGCAGCCTGATTTGATGCTGTTTGATGAACCAACCTCCGCACTTGATCCGGAAATGGTTGGCGAAGTACTGGATGTCATTAAAGGCCTGGCGGCAGAAGGGATGACGATGATCATTGTGACCCATGAAATGGGCTTTGCCAAAGAAGTGGCTGATCGGGTTTTATTTATGGAAGATGGCGCCTTGTTAGTGGATGATTCACCCGCTGCAGTTTTTGACAGCCCTGAACATCCACGTTTGCAACAATTTTTAGCCAAAGTTCTCTGA